One segment of Acidovorax sp. DW039 DNA contains the following:
- a CDS encoding glycosyltransferase — MIWLSFVGFLVSAVVAAGVVRWAREHAELYGEEMPQRFHLGHVPRLGGLAVLAGVGASWVLGVIQTSWGDPGSLRLVPALALGWLAVLLPAALGGIAEDMTQRLRVSYRLFLTALSGSVAVWGLGLTLPRLGLPWLDVLLVWAPWLSVCIVMLAVAGLPHAFNIIDGYNGLAGMVALIVCLALAHVSLQVGDRALAALLVCTAAATAGFLVWNYPRGMVFAGDGGAYIWGVVIALASISLVQRNADVSPWFPMLLLIYPVWETIFSIYRKAVRGISPGVADALHFHQLIYRRIVRGVFHDDESRRVLMRNNRTSPYLWGFTLLTVVPAVLFWNNTLLLMGFCGLFVVSYVSAYLAIVRFKVPAWLRH, encoded by the coding sequence ATGATTTGGTTATCGTTTGTTGGATTTCTTGTCTCCGCAGTGGTTGCTGCGGGTGTTGTTCGCTGGGCGCGCGAGCACGCTGAGTTGTATGGCGAGGAGATGCCACAACGATTTCATTTGGGACACGTACCTCGCCTGGGTGGTTTGGCTGTTTTGGCTGGAGTGGGCGCCAGTTGGGTGTTGGGTGTGATTCAAACTAGTTGGGGCGATCCTGGGTCGCTGAGACTGGTGCCTGCCTTGGCGCTTGGGTGGCTTGCCGTACTCTTGCCCGCCGCCCTCGGCGGTATTGCCGAAGACATGACTCAGCGCCTGCGGGTGAGCTATCGCCTGTTTCTCACTGCCTTGTCGGGCTCCGTCGCTGTGTGGGGATTGGGTCTGACCTTGCCTCGGTTGGGCCTGCCTTGGCTTGATGTTCTTTTGGTCTGGGCCCCGTGGTTGAGCGTGTGTATCGTGATGCTGGCGGTGGCTGGCCTGCCGCATGCCTTCAACATCATCGATGGGTACAACGGGCTGGCAGGCATGGTTGCACTAATTGTGTGCCTTGCACTGGCCCATGTGTCTTTGCAGGTGGGTGACCGCGCACTGGCGGCGCTGCTGGTATGTACAGCGGCTGCCACCGCCGGATTTCTGGTGTGGAATTACCCTCGCGGGATGGTGTTTGCCGGAGATGGTGGGGCCTACATCTGGGGCGTGGTGATTGCCCTGGCCAGTATTTCACTGGTGCAGCGCAACGCCGATGTGTCCCCATGGTTCCCGATGTTGCTGTTGATCTACCCTGTGTGGGAGACCATTTTTTCCATCTATCGCAAAGCAGTGCGAGGCATTTCGCCTGGGGTAGCAGACGCTTTGCACTTTCATCAGCTGATCTATCGGCGCATAGTGCGCGGTGTGTTCCACGATGACGAGTCGCGCCGGGTGCTCATGCGCAACAATCGGACCTCTCCTTACCTGTGGGGGTTCACATTGCTCACCGTGGTGCCTGCAGTGCTGTTCTGGAACAACACGCTGCTGCTGATGGGCTTTTGCGGGTTGTTTGTGGTGAGCTACGTTTCGGCGTACTTGGCAATTGTCCGCTTCAAGGTGCCCGCCTGGCTGCGGCACTGA
- a CDS encoding ABC transporter permease, translating into MDTLLREWAAIWRARDLVWVLTQREVAARHTGTALGVIWPYLQPLLTVAAYYLVFDIVFAMRLAEGAPTRAVGAFLIVGALPWMAFCDAVSRGMNSLIEAGGLLQKNALPPILFTARAVFASAIIYGPLMGVVGFAYLVSQPLSIAWLAFPLLLFLQLALSLVAGYLLAILAAALRDTVQIVGFLLSVGIYLSPILFPLNMFPDAWRWVLWLNPMTALVQGYQELMLVGAWPPLSVWYVTLIWIMVLTSFLAVLVKRSRDQLIDWL; encoded by the coding sequence ATGGATACATTGTTACGGGAATGGGCGGCGATCTGGCGTGCACGCGATCTGGTCTGGGTGCTTACACAACGTGAGGTCGCCGCACGTCACACTGGAACCGCTCTAGGTGTGATATGGCCTTATCTACAGCCTCTGTTGACTGTTGCAGCCTACTATTTAGTATTTGATATAGTGTTTGCAATGCGTTTGGCGGAAGGTGCTCCTACCCGCGCTGTCGGTGCATTTTTAATTGTCGGCGCTTTGCCTTGGATGGCTTTTTGTGATGCGGTTTCGCGTGGTATGAACAGTCTCATAGAAGCAGGGGGGCTGCTTCAGAAAAATGCCTTGCCGCCCATCTTATTCACAGCACGCGCCGTGTTTGCCAGTGCCATCATTTACGGCCCATTGATGGGAGTGGTGGGCTTTGCTTATTTGGTCTCCCAACCTTTGTCCATTGCATGGTTGGCGTTCCCATTGTTGCTTTTCCTACAGCTAGCGCTTTCTCTGGTGGCGGGTTATTTGCTTGCAATATTGGCCGCAGCCCTGCGCGATACGGTTCAGATCGTTGGTTTTTTGTTATCGGTGGGTATTTACTTGTCGCCCATCTTATTTCCATTGAATATGTTTCCGGACGCATGGCGTTGGGTTCTTTGGCTCAATCCCATGACGGCACTAGTTCAGGGATACCAGGAATTAATGTTGGTTGGAGCTTGGCCACCGCTCAGTGTATGGTATGTGACGCTGATCTGGATTATGGTGCTAACCTCGTTTTTGGCTGTTCTTGTGAAGCGCAGCCGCGATCAATTGATTGATTGGCTATGA
- a CDS encoding ABC transporter ATP-binding protein: MSIQLRAGVLVISPPVLKVSGVSKEYKLYPSPRSRLRSLLTGRATHRSHWALRNVSFELQRGECIGVIGDNGAGKSSLLKLLAGTLQPSQGSIERVGRVTAILELGAGFHPDFSGRDNLYFGGSLIGITREEMARLEPEIIEFCELGEALDRPVKTYSSGMTVRLAFALVTAVQPDVLIIDEALAVGDQHFQKKCVERITAFRNSGCTILFCSHSPYHIRHLCDRALWLKSGEVAQFGGTEEVLAAYDVYTRQREAAEAAASALPAVLDCPSDTETAGASGTVVLPADTGVAESIATPAAPVAAANSGGACILSVDVANLADPQDGQPPVLRGQDLVVTIKARGRGAERPHIGFMIEQSKGVGITSLATHEDGAHPVQQSDGTWCSVLTFPDLPLHSGDYVISAFLFDETGLAVYDEWFQFMHFRFIFPKPLPGLVRLPHHWS; encoded by the coding sequence ATGAGTATCCAATTGAGAGCTGGAGTATTAGTGATATCTCCGCCAGTACTAAAAGTCAGCGGTGTCAGCAAAGAGTACAAGCTTTATCCTTCGCCGCGCTCGCGTTTGCGTTCTTTGCTGACTGGACGTGCGACGCACCGTAGTCACTGGGCACTGCGCAACGTATCTTTTGAGTTGCAGCGCGGTGAATGCATTGGTGTCATTGGCGATAACGGCGCGGGTAAAAGCTCCTTGCTCAAACTGCTGGCTGGCACCTTGCAGCCCAGCCAAGGCAGTATTGAGCGTGTGGGCCGGGTGACGGCCATTTTGGAACTGGGTGCGGGGTTCCACCCGGACTTCAGTGGGCGTGACAATCTTTACTTCGGTGGCAGCCTGATCGGCATCACCCGCGAAGAAATGGCGCGCCTTGAGCCAGAGATCATCGAGTTCTGTGAATTGGGTGAGGCGCTGGATCGCCCCGTCAAGACCTATTCATCTGGCATGACCGTGCGACTGGCTTTCGCGCTGGTCACGGCCGTACAGCCTGATGTGCTGATCATCGACGAGGCACTGGCCGTGGGTGATCAGCACTTTCAAAAAAAATGCGTGGAGCGCATCACTGCCTTCCGCAACAGCGGGTGCACGATCCTGTTCTGCTCACACAGCCCATACCACATCCGGCATTTGTGTGATCGTGCGCTATGGCTCAAGTCGGGGGAGGTCGCACAGTTTGGCGGCACCGAAGAAGTGCTGGCGGCATACGATGTGTATACCCGCCAGCGCGAAGCCGCAGAGGCGGCGGCCTCCGCGCTACCTGCAGTGCTTGACTGTCCGTCGGACACAGAGACTGCTGGTGCATCTGGCACAGTTGTCCTCCCTGCAGATACCGGAGTTGCCGAGTCGATTGCAACCCCGGCTGCTCCTGTCGCTGCAGCGAATAGTGGTGGTGCCTGCATTTTGTCGGTAGACGTTGCCAATTTGGCCGACCCTCAAGATGGGCAGCCACCCGTGTTGCGGGGGCAGGATCTGGTGGTCACGATCAAGGCGCGGGGGCGGGGTGCGGAGCGCCCCCATATCGGATTCATGATTGAGCAGTCCAAAGGCGTGGGCATTACCTCGCTGGCAACCCATGAGGACGGGGCGCATCCTGTGCAGCAATCTGACGGGACATGGTGCTCGGTGCTCACGTTTCCTGATCTTCCGTTGCATAGCGGGGACTACGTGATCAGTGCGTTTTTGTTCGATGAAACCGGGCTGGCGGTGTATGACGAGTGGTTTCAGTTCATGCACTTCCGTTTCATTTTTCCCAAGCCCTTGCCGGGACTGGTGCGCTTGCCGCATCACTGGAGTTGA
- a CDS encoding peptidylprolyl isomerase, with amino-acid sequence MTVFFKPLKPVAALLFMACSVAPAWAETPSVLMQGPEFAITSQDIQADSLRMPQEMRAMVLSRAQTVTQVASNLYARRAMALQAAKDGMEKDPAVAAALQIARDKVLSDAWMEKMDRLNEPKLDAAEAMAKTIYQAKPDRFKVEPQVRVRHILIAGNGDDAKVAAEQVLGDLKKGADFAKLAADRSADKGSAAKGGDLGFFSQGKMVPEFEAAAFALDKPGALSDIVKTQFGYHIIQLQEKKPEYIRGFDEVKPELVKEVMENVKHDARVVLAQKMQQGLEVKNEQIEALAAKYGAGAGKPQTLPASTPSTK; translated from the coding sequence ATGACAGTTTTCTTCAAGCCTTTGAAACCCGTCGCCGCATTGTTGTTCATGGCCTGCAGCGTGGCCCCTGCATGGGCAGAGACACCTTCGGTATTAATGCAGGGGCCAGAATTTGCCATTACCTCGCAAGATATTCAAGCAGATTCACTGCGTATGCCTCAAGAGATGCGGGCGATGGTTCTTTCTCGGGCCCAAACAGTGACCCAAGTTGCTTCCAATCTTTATGCGCGTCGTGCAATGGCATTGCAGGCAGCGAAAGATGGCATGGAGAAAGATCCTGCTGTGGCTGCCGCACTGCAAATTGCCCGCGATAAGGTGCTTTCCGACGCATGGATGGAGAAAATGGATCGCCTTAATGAGCCCAAGCTCGATGCTGCTGAGGCCATGGCGAAAACCATTTATCAAGCAAAGCCTGATCGTTTCAAGGTAGAGCCCCAAGTCCGAGTGCGCCATATTCTGATTGCGGGTAATGGAGATGACGCAAAAGTCGCTGCCGAGCAGGTATTGGGGGATCTTAAAAAGGGCGCTGACTTCGCCAAGCTGGCAGCGGATCGATCCGCAGATAAAGGCAGTGCAGCCAAAGGTGGGGATCTCGGATTCTTCAGCCAAGGCAAGATGGTTCCTGAATTCGAAGCCGCTGCTTTTGCTTTAGACAAGCCTGGCGCTTTGAGTGATATTGTAAAAACTCAGTTTGGCTATCATATTATTCAGTTGCAAGAGAAAAAGCCTGAATATATTCGAGGTTTTGATGAAGTAAAGCCAGAGTTGGTCAAGGAAGTTATGGAGAACGTCAAGCATGACGCGCGAGTTGTCTTGGCTCAGAAAATGCAGCAGGGACTAGAAGTCAAAAATGAGCAAATCGAAGCTCTTGCAGCCAAGTATGGCGCTGGTGCCGGCAAGCCGCAAACACTCCCTGCTTCGACTCCATCCACCAAGTGA
- a CDS encoding class I SAM-dependent methyltransferase, producing the protein MGLIARLQERLWGIAPWNAGQITDEWFRAHFEYAADVVNHWVGGVLDIPQSRFLNFGCGDGITDLSLVLRYGATSIHGVDVRREYQKLPRIAREQLGMRRVPVALTFETIQSGDALAPAGVQYDGIMSWSTFEHVRRDQLATILADLHACLRPGGYFFIQIEPLFYSPYGSHLRRYDDTPWHHLLAAEDELWRVIENHQGPIDPAEVDFGFADFGVDGYKRFVFNEYKALNRLTADELVQFAKNTGFSVDREERRTVDLEVPETLLSRYPRDWLVNNEIFLLLRKD; encoded by the coding sequence ATGGGTCTGATTGCGCGTTTGCAAGAGCGGCTGTGGGGTATCGCGCCCTGGAATGCCGGGCAAATCACCGACGAATGGTTTCGTGCCCACTTTGAATACGCAGCCGATGTGGTGAATCATTGGGTGGGCGGTGTGCTGGATATTCCCCAGTCGCGGTTTTTGAATTTTGGCTGCGGCGATGGCATCACCGACTTGTCGCTGGTGCTGCGCTATGGCGCAACCTCCATCCACGGCGTGGATGTGCGGCGCGAATACCAGAAATTGCCACGCATTGCCCGTGAGCAATTGGGAATGCGACGAGTGCCCGTGGCGCTGACGTTTGAAACCATCCAGTCGGGCGATGCATTGGCCCCGGCAGGCGTTCAGTACGACGGCATTATGAGCTGGTCCACTTTCGAGCACGTACGGCGCGACCAGTTGGCGACCATACTTGCCGATTTGCACGCTTGCTTGCGGCCCGGAGGCTATTTCTTCATTCAGATTGAGCCATTGTTTTATTCCCCCTACGGCTCTCACCTGCGTCGTTATGACGACACGCCTTGGCACCATTTGCTGGCTGCTGAGGATGAGTTGTGGAGGGTGATTGAAAACCACCAGGGCCCCATCGACCCGGCTGAGGTGGATTTTGGTTTTGCCGATTTTGGCGTGGACGGTTACAAGCGGTTTGTTTTCAATGAATACAAGGCGTTGAACCGGCTCACAGCGGACGAATTGGTTCAGTTTGCCAAGAATACGGGCTTCAGCGTGGACCGTGAGGAGCGCCGCACGGTGGACCTGGAGGTGCCTGAGACGCTGCTGTCGCGGTACCCCAGAGACTGGCTGGTGAACAACGAGATATTTTTGCTGCTGCGCAAGGACTGA
- a CDS encoding class I SAM-dependent methyltransferase — translation MNDEQGRMDGDSHALASAKVLSLGEQLLQEGQMLLERGDRAGAAQVLARARSERDTLLQAHALIETHDLMGSFRNIMGLDCTISPQDDIFGFFAGHASSTNPLRDYLADGWRTLSELMLLLEAVGQPLLQTPSVLEFASGHGRFTRHLVKAMGADRITVSDVVPDAVRFATQTFGVQGLMSASAPEQVQWPRRYGLVFVLSLFSHLPRSTWSRWLKVLWDAVEPGGLLVFTTHGVKAAAFDHVALDDEGYFFAASSESNAIDAQEYGTAFTAEPFVLARIAETVGAESLVHKSLVHFWNHQDAYVLRKP, via the coding sequence ATGAACGATGAACAAGGCCGCATGGACGGCGATTCACATGCGTTGGCTTCAGCCAAGGTACTCAGCCTGGGTGAACAGCTATTGCAAGAGGGACAGATGCTGCTGGAGCGCGGCGACCGTGCAGGCGCTGCCCAGGTGCTGGCACGTGCGCGTAGTGAGCGCGACACGCTGTTGCAAGCACATGCGCTGATCGAGACTCATGACCTGATGGGTTCATTCCGCAACATCATGGGGTTGGACTGCACCATTTCGCCGCAGGACGATATTTTTGGTTTTTTTGCCGGGCATGCGTCCAGCACCAACCCCTTGCGCGACTATCTGGCTGATGGATGGCGCACGTTGTCGGAACTGATGCTGCTGCTGGAGGCGGTAGGCCAGCCTTTGCTGCAGACTCCCAGCGTGCTGGAGTTTGCCAGCGGGCACGGGCGTTTTACCCGGCACTTGGTCAAGGCGATGGGGGCTGACCGGATTACGGTGTCGGATGTGGTGCCTGATGCGGTGCGCTTTGCCACGCAGACTTTTGGTGTGCAAGGGTTGATGTCTGCCAGCGCGCCCGAGCAGGTGCAATGGCCGCGGCGCTATGGGCTGGTCTTTGTGTTGTCGTTGTTCAGCCATTTGCCACGCAGCACGTGGTCGCGCTGGCTCAAGGTGCTGTGGGATGCGGTGGAGCCCGGCGGTTTACTGGTGTTCACTACTCACGGTGTCAAAGCCGCAGCTTTCGATCATGTCGCGCTGGATGATGAAGGTTATTTCTTTGCTGCCTCCAGTGAATCCAACGCGATTGATGCGCAGGAATACGGCACAGCCTTCACTGCCGAGCCGTTTGTGCTGGCGCGCATTGCTGAAACCGTGGGGGCTGAGAGCTTGGTGCACAAGTCCTTGGTGCATTTTTGGAACCATCAAGACGCCTACGTGCTGCGCAAGCCGTAA
- a CDS encoding methyltransferase domain-containing protein → MTHPIDDLHVYLRTIQADERTSLSVLASHIHSQASVLDLGCGSGALGQYLSETRSCVSDGLTWSQREADHARPFYRKVVVADLEQCDLNTVFGSSRYDYIVCADVLEHLRQPERILDACRSLLKPSGQLLISVPNAGYCGLIAELLQGEFRYREEGLLDKTHLRFFTRRSLTRFMDEHQWKMQTLETVERELPESEFKSRFDNLPPAVARYLLATPDALTYQFIGAAIPEAVSDKAELEEPPLASAQAGFTAQLYLGYDGSYSEDKKLSTLGSIGVDQQSLHFHLPKDKKNLSALRLDPSDRPGFLHLYRIAVQDGEGHPLWEWKYGDKGQPIGAKHQQVVWNAPLYPASSAAILLLTGDDPWFELPIPSNVLSKIPELEDAVVVIEVGWPMSADYLALANTVQPLQLEIEKLSQLTTSKDQEISQFQQSLNQTQSQLNQTQSQLNQTQSQLNQTQSQLEQTQSQLTQTQSQLHEKGLQLSQLQAQLQQADAQILRASTQLAHAHHTNTELANHRQELMAHRQELMQACKRQQTEFDALAAYLRSIENSTVFRATRPLVKAKMWLDQMLGRRVAPSTPLQGPQPLVPAPHSVDVIVPVYRGLADTQLCIGSALASQCKTPFRLVVINDASPEPEVTQWLREQAAQEPRILLLENEVNLGFVGTVNRGMALSESNDVLLLNSDTEVANDWLDRIRNAAYSDTKVGSVTPFSNNATICSYPQFCKDNELPAGYDTARLDKLCAQTNPGMVVDVPTGVGFCMYIRRDCLQEVGLFDTANFGKGYGEENDFCQRAQAAGWRNLHLLDTFVLHTGGVSFGASKSPREQAAMETLRRLHPRYEPQVMAFVQADPARVARLALDIARIKASGKPVVLAVVHDRSGGTVRHIHELAQHLNEQVTTLLLSPVPGHRVKLSLPQKQEAFALEFEIPAQMDDLQSILRSLGVRHIHYHHLLGHHPSIKQLPAQLGVRYDFTAHDFYSYCARISLTDNSDRYVPEPGPGQCGCCAAQSHAPDGSTMQQWRDSNRVFLEAARHVFAPSQDTARRMAAFAPAANVIAVPHTDMQTQSPAPQVHPMADTARLKVAVIGALSTIKGADVLESVALQAAHTDAPLDFHLLGYGYRSLQTQPKARLTVHGAYAEADLPELLAWLQPDIVWFPALWPETYSYTLSAALQASLPIVAPDIGAFAERLEGRAWSWVEPWDQTPAEWLTFFTRIRQAHFVPQQPPTPPQPAKAHKPSLGEPAVAAAWAYATGYLAGMAPAPLAPAQVSLAFLQAHQPTSTPAQETRSKALQALVWLRSLPLLRGVARCIPRHWQTRVKNWLRA, encoded by the coding sequence ATGACGCACCCTATTGACGACTTGCACGTATATCTGCGGACCATCCAAGCCGACGAACGGACTTCATTGTCCGTCCTAGCAAGCCACATTCACTCTCAAGCCAGCGTGTTGGATCTGGGTTGCGGCAGTGGCGCACTGGGCCAATACCTATCCGAGACTCGCTCTTGTGTGAGCGATGGCTTAACCTGGAGTCAGCGGGAAGCTGATCACGCACGGCCTTTTTATCGCAAGGTCGTCGTGGCCGATCTGGAGCAGTGTGACCTTAATACGGTGTTCGGATCTTCGCGCTATGACTATATTGTGTGCGCAGATGTTTTAGAGCATTTGCGCCAGCCTGAGCGCATCTTGGATGCATGTCGTAGTTTGCTGAAGCCTTCAGGACAACTGCTGATATCCGTGCCAAATGCAGGCTACTGCGGGTTGATTGCCGAATTGCTTCAAGGAGAGTTTCGGTACAGAGAAGAGGGCTTACTGGACAAAACGCATCTACGCTTTTTTACTCGCCGCTCGCTTACCCGATTCATGGATGAGCACCAGTGGAAGATGCAAACACTGGAAACGGTAGAGCGAGAGCTTCCAGAGTCTGAATTCAAGTCCCGTTTCGACAACTTACCTCCTGCGGTGGCACGCTACCTTCTTGCTACGCCGGATGCACTAACTTATCAGTTCATAGGCGCAGCCATTCCGGAGGCAGTCTCCGATAAGGCGGAACTGGAGGAGCCTCCGCTTGCATCCGCGCAAGCCGGATTCACTGCACAGCTTTATCTGGGCTACGACGGCTCATACTCAGAAGACAAGAAGCTTTCCACCCTCGGCTCCATTGGAGTGGATCAGCAGTCTCTGCATTTTCACCTTCCGAAAGACAAAAAAAACCTTTCTGCACTACGCCTCGACCCTTCAGACCGCCCCGGCTTTCTGCACCTTTATCGCATCGCAGTCCAGGACGGAGAAGGCCACCCCCTGTGGGAATGGAAATACGGTGACAAAGGCCAACCTATCGGAGCAAAACACCAGCAGGTAGTGTGGAATGCACCACTGTATCCAGCGTCTAGCGCAGCAATCCTGCTGCTGACAGGAGATGACCCTTGGTTTGAACTGCCAATTCCGTCCAATGTTTTGTCCAAGATCCCAGAGTTGGAAGACGCGGTAGTCGTAATTGAAGTCGGCTGGCCTATGTCTGCGGACTATCTGGCGTTGGCCAATACCGTTCAGCCTCTGCAGTTAGAAATTGAAAAGCTGTCCCAGCTCACCACAAGCAAGGACCAGGAGATTTCGCAATTTCAGCAAAGTTTGAACCAGACTCAGTCCCAACTGAATCAGACTCAGTCCCAACTGAATCAGACTCAGTCCCAACTGAATCAGACTCAGTCCCAGTTGGAGCAGACTCAGTCCCAGTTGACTCAAACCCAAAGTCAACTTCACGAAAAGGGCTTGCAACTGTCGCAGCTTCAGGCACAGCTTCAGCAGGCTGACGCACAGATACTGCGTGCGAGTACCCAACTTGCTCATGCGCATCACACCAACACCGAACTTGCCAATCATCGGCAAGAATTGATGGCCCATCGCCAAGAACTGATGCAAGCTTGTAAACGCCAGCAAACAGAATTTGACGCCCTCGCTGCCTATTTGCGCTCGATTGAGAACTCCACAGTTTTTCGAGCCACCCGCCCCTTGGTCAAAGCAAAAATGTGGTTGGATCAAATGCTTGGTCGCAGAGTTGCCCCTTCCACTCCCCTGCAAGGTCCACAGCCACTCGTACCTGCGCCACACTCTGTGGATGTGATCGTTCCCGTCTATCGGGGGTTGGCCGACACACAACTGTGCATTGGTTCGGCGTTGGCCAGTCAGTGCAAAACGCCATTCAGGCTGGTCGTCATCAACGACGCAAGCCCAGAGCCTGAAGTAACTCAGTGGCTGCGCGAACAAGCCGCCCAAGAGCCGCGAATTCTCCTGCTGGAGAACGAAGTCAACCTCGGTTTTGTAGGCACCGTGAACAGGGGCATGGCGCTGAGCGAAAGCAACGACGTGCTTCTGCTCAACAGCGACACCGAAGTGGCCAACGACTGGCTCGACCGTATCCGCAACGCGGCCTACAGCGATACCAAGGTGGGCTCAGTTACTCCGTTCTCCAACAACGCCACCATTTGCAGCTACCCACAGTTTTGCAAAGACAACGAATTGCCCGCTGGCTATGACACTGCGCGCCTGGACAAGCTGTGTGCGCAAACCAACCCTGGCATGGTGGTGGACGTGCCGACCGGCGTGGGCTTTTGCATGTACATCCGGCGTGATTGTCTCCAGGAGGTCGGGCTGTTCGACACCGCCAATTTTGGCAAGGGCTACGGTGAAGAAAATGACTTCTGCCAACGGGCCCAAGCTGCGGGGTGGCGCAACCTCCACCTGCTGGACACATTCGTACTGCACACCGGGGGCGTCAGTTTCGGCGCGAGCAAGAGCCCGCGCGAGCAGGCTGCCATGGAGACCTTGCGGCGTTTGCACCCCCGCTATGAGCCGCAGGTCATGGCCTTTGTTCAAGCGGACCCCGCCCGAGTAGCCCGCTTGGCGCTGGATATCGCTCGAATCAAGGCGAGCGGCAAGCCCGTCGTGCTCGCCGTAGTGCATGACCGCAGCGGTGGCACTGTGCGCCACATTCATGAGCTTGCCCAACACCTGAACGAACAGGTCACCACACTGCTGCTGTCACCCGTACCCGGGCACCGCGTCAAACTCAGCCTGCCACAAAAGCAAGAGGCCTTTGCGCTGGAGTTTGAGATCCCAGCACAAATGGACGATCTGCAAAGTATTCTGCGCAGCCTGGGTGTGCGGCACATCCATTACCACCACCTGCTGGGCCACCATCCGTCCATCAAGCAGTTGCCAGCGCAACTGGGCGTGCGCTACGACTTTACGGCGCATGACTTTTACAGCTATTGCGCACGTATCTCGCTCACGGACAACTCAGACCGATACGTACCCGAGCCCGGCCCCGGCCAATGCGGCTGCTGCGCCGCGCAAAGCCACGCCCCAGACGGAAGCACCATGCAGCAGTGGCGCGACAGCAACCGCGTTTTTCTTGAGGCTGCTCGCCACGTTTTTGCCCCCAGCCAGGACACGGCCCGACGCATGGCCGCCTTTGCACCCGCAGCCAATGTGATTGCAGTGCCACACACTGACATGCAGACCCAGTCACCTGCCCCGCAGGTGCATCCCATGGCTGACACCGCCCGGCTCAAGGTTGCGGTTATTGGAGCCCTCAGCACCATCAAGGGTGCTGATGTACTCGAATCCGTGGCCCTGCAAGCAGCCCACACAGACGCGCCGCTGGACTTTCACCTGCTCGGCTATGGCTACCGTAGCCTGCAAACCCAGCCCAAAGCACGGCTCACCGTACACGGCGCCTACGCCGAAGCCGACCTGCCAGAACTGCTGGCCTGGCTGCAGCCTGACATTGTGTGGTTCCCTGCCCTGTGGCCCGAGACTTATAGCTACACCCTGAGTGCGGCGCTGCAAGCCAGCCTGCCCATCGTGGCGCCCGATATCGGGGCGTTTGCAGAACGACTTGAAGGCCGGGCATGGAGTTGGGTGGAACCATGGGACCAGACGCCCGCCGAATGGCTGACGTTCTTTACGCGCATCCGGCAGGCGCACTTTGTGCCGCAACAGCCCCCCACGCCGCCCCAGCCAGCAAAGGCCCACAAGCCCTCGCTTGGTGAACCAGCAGTAGCCGCTGCATGGGCCTATGCCACCGGGTACTTGGCAGGCATGGCACCCGCGCCCCTTGCACCCGCACAAGTGTCGCTTGCGTTTTTGCAGGCCCACCAGCCGACATCCACGCCCGCGCAAGAAACCCGCTCGAAGGCGCTACAAGCATTGGTGTGGCTGCGCTCTTTGCCCTTGCTGCGCGGCGTGGCACGGTGTATTCCACGGCACTGGCAAACTCGGGTGAAAAACTGGCTGCGGGCCTAA